The Candidatus Zixiibacteriota bacterium genomic interval CGCTACTATGACACCGAACTAATACTGCGCTTTCTTGCCCTGCAGAGCTCATACTCCCCCAGTGAAGGAAAGGTTACAGCTTATCCCAACAAAATGAAAACGTTTCTAAACAGATTCATGCTGAAACACCAACACGCCGAAGCCGATACGCTCCGGCATTTCTCAAGCACCTTCAGAGACACAATTGACAAGGTTGTCGCAATCATTCCACCGCCATCATTCCGACGCTTTAAACCCGAGGACGGCACGATTGACACCCGCTTGAACCGAGCCCTGATGGATGCCATCATGGTCGCGTTTGCAAACCACGACGCGAACTTTCTGAGTAACAAGAAGTCCGAAGTCACCGCTCTGTATCGAAACCTGCCCATGGAAGCATCAGGATTCAATGATGCTTTGATCTACGGTACTTCGGACACAAAGAAACTGGAATTGCGACTCAACACTTGGCATGCGGCCCTAGGTGAGCTCAAGGATTAAGTCCATGCCTACATTTGACGCAACCCTTGAATTTTCAAAGGCATTGACCGAAGTGGACATTCTAATTCGCGAGTCGGCATCCAATAGCAAGAACCCGGATGTTCAGGACGCTTTCAACAAGGGAGCTATCCTTCTGTTGGTGGCAAAGGTGGAGGCGTTCTTTGAGCATATTGTGGAAGAATTCTGTTTTAGACTGTCATCCCGTGGATTGAAGTGTGAGCAAATACCTGATCCGGTTCGCCTTCATGCCACTCGCCGATTGCTCAACGACGAGCTTCTTGCAGCTCTGAAGCATTGCAAGGGAGAAAAGGTCTTTCCTGTGATGAAAGACCTCTCACTGCTCTGGCACGATGGTTCCGTCCTGAAAAACATCAAAGTCGACAGTTCCTTCTCTTATGGAAAGCACGGAGAGGCAGAAGTTCGTAGACTATTTCAGAGAATAGGTGTAGACG includes:
- a CDS encoding HEPN domain-containing protein, translated to MPTFDATLEFSKALTEVDILIRESASNSKNPDVQDAFNKGAILLLVAKVEAFFEHIVEEFCFRLSSRGLKCEQIPDPVRLHATRRLLNDELLAALKHCKGEKVFPVMKDLSLLWHDGSVLKNIKVDSSFSYGKHGEAEVRRLFQRIGVDDVFETCKISDDQETLAQVSSQPTYVVSSDVNALTGYRNNILHSDGTPNITRQQIEGYRARLFRFAETVDQHLDTMDRNL